One segment of Macaca fascicularis isolate 582-1 chromosome 4, T2T-MFA8v1.1 DNA contains the following:
- the TREML2 gene encoding trem-like transcript 2 protein isoform X2 has protein sequence MAPAFLLLLLLLLWPQGCVSGPSADSVYTKVRLLEGETLSVQCSYKGYKSRMDGKVWCKVRKKKCELGFARVWVKGPRYLLQDDAQAKVVNITMVALRLQDSGRYWCMRNTSGTLYPLMGIQLDVSPAPKTERNTPFTHLANILKSGTVTTGQAPTSGPDAPFTTGVTMFTPGLLTLPRLLASTRPASKRGCSFTATSTTSQGPRRTTGSQTVTTSPSNARDSSAGPESISTKSGHLSTRSPTTGLCLTSRSLLNRLPSIPSIRLQHVQRSF, from the exons ATGGCCCCAgccttcctgctgctgctgctgctgctgctgtggccACAGGGTTGCGTCTCAG GCCCCTCTGCTGACAGCGTATACACAAAAGTGAGGCTCCTCGAAGGGGAGACTCTGTCTGTGCAGTGTTCCTATAAGGGCTACAAAAGCCGCATGGATGGCAAGGTTTGGTGCAAAGTCAGGAAGAAGAAGTGTGAGCTTGGCTTTGCCCGAGTCTGGGTGAAAGGGCCCCGCTACTTGCTGCAGGACGATGCCCAGGCCAAGGTGGTCAACATCACCATGGTGGCCCTCAGGCTCCAGGACTCAGGCCGATACTGGTGCATGCGCAACACCTCTGGGACCCTGTACCCCTTGATGGGCATCCAGCTGGATGTGTCTCCAG CTCCCAAAACTGAGAGGAACACTCCTTTCACACATCTGGCCAACATCCTCAAGAGTGGAACTGTCACAACTGGCCAAGCCCCTACCTCAGGCCCTGATGCCCCTTTTACCACTGGCGTGACGATGTTCACCCCGGGACTCCTCACCTTGCCTAGACTCTTGGCCTCCACCAGACCTGCCTCCAAGAGAGGCTGCAGCTTCACTGCCACCAGCACCACCAGCCAGGGACCCAGGAGGACCACGGGGTCCCAGACAGTGACTACATCTCCCAGCAATGCCAGGGACTCCTCTGCTGGCCCAGAATCCATCTCCACTAAGTCTGGGCACCTCAGCACCAGATCGCCCACCACAGGGCTCTGCCTCACCAGCAGATCTCTGCTCAACAGACTACCCTCCATACCCTCCATCAG GCTACAGCATGTGCAGCGATCCTTCTAG
- the TREML2 gene encoding trem-like transcript 2 protein isoform X1 yields the protein MAPAFLLLLLLLLWPQGCVSGPSADSVYTKVRLLEGETLSVQCSYKGYKSRMDGKVWCKVRKKKCELGFARVWVKGPRYLLQDDAQAKVVNITMVALRLQDSGRYWCMRNTSGTLYPLMGIQLDVSPAPKTERNTPFTHLANILKSGTVTTGQAPTSGPDAPFTTGVTMFTPGLLTLPRLLASTRPASKRGCSFTATSTTSQGPRRTTGSQTVTTSPSNARDSSAGPESISTKSGHLSTRSPTTGLCLTSRSLLNRLPSIPSIRHQEVYSTVLVVLTLLVLMLIMVYGFWKKRYMASYSMCSDPSRGDPPRRPEPHVEVCLI from the exons ATGGCCCCAgccttcctgctgctgctgctgctgctgctgtggccACAGGGTTGCGTCTCAG GCCCCTCTGCTGACAGCGTATACACAAAAGTGAGGCTCCTCGAAGGGGAGACTCTGTCTGTGCAGTGTTCCTATAAGGGCTACAAAAGCCGCATGGATGGCAAGGTTTGGTGCAAAGTCAGGAAGAAGAAGTGTGAGCTTGGCTTTGCCCGAGTCTGGGTGAAAGGGCCCCGCTACTTGCTGCAGGACGATGCCCAGGCCAAGGTGGTCAACATCACCATGGTGGCCCTCAGGCTCCAGGACTCAGGCCGATACTGGTGCATGCGCAACACCTCTGGGACCCTGTACCCCTTGATGGGCATCCAGCTGGATGTGTCTCCAG CTCCCAAAACTGAGAGGAACACTCCTTTCACACATCTGGCCAACATCCTCAAGAGTGGAACTGTCACAACTGGCCAAGCCCCTACCTCAGGCCCTGATGCCCCTTTTACCACTGGCGTGACGATGTTCACCCCGGGACTCCTCACCTTGCCTAGACTCTTGGCCTCCACCAGACCTGCCTCCAAGAGAGGCTGCAGCTTCACTGCCACCAGCACCACCAGCCAGGGACCCAGGAGGACCACGGGGTCCCAGACAGTGACTACATCTCCCAGCAATGCCAGGGACTCCTCTGCTGGCCCAGAATCCATCTCCACTAAGTCTGGGCACCTCAGCACCAGATCGCCCACCACAGGGCTCTGCCTCACCAGCAGATCTCTGCTCAACAGACTACCCTCCATACCCTCCATCAG GCACCAGGAAGTTTACTCCACTGTGCTTGTGGTGCTGACCCTCCTGGTGCTGATGCTGATCATGGTCTATGGGTTTTGGAAGAAGAGATACATGGCAA GCTACAGCATGTGCAGCGATCCTTCTAGAGGTGACCCACCTAGAAGACCAGAGCCCCATGTGGAAGTCTGCTTGATCTGA